In Pseudobacteroides sp., one DNA window encodes the following:
- a CDS encoding sigma-70 family RNA polymerase sigma factor produces MITINDLKKDESLLEEFIRENQRLVSMVIRKQFSYVYNTAEYEDYFQSGCIGLVNAAKRFKPEYGTAFSTYAVSLIAGEIMRYRRDYCASGIHSSRNIKDKYYRYQALRNRGVAEAEACRELGVDSAELNKVINAMEPGYSLDAVIYDNDSGTPLTGGDITADDFNLEEEAMDWLELEEILRHVKNILSESDRKIFNLYLQKKTQTQMKTMLGMSQANISRRIRKIKELCRYVKDCYDKGLSLKNIRGLNSIPKAG; encoded by the coding sequence ATGATTACAATTAACGATTTGAAAAAGGACGAAAGCCTTCTTGAGGAGTTTATCAGGGAAAATCAGAGACTGGTTAGTATGGTTATCAGGAAGCAATTCAGCTATGTATACAACACAGCTGAATATGAGGATTACTTCCAGTCGGGATGCATCGGGCTTGTCAACGCGGCAAAACGGTTCAAGCCTGAATACGGAACGGCTTTTTCAACCTATGCGGTGTCATTGATAGCGGGTGAGATCATGCGGTATAGAAGGGACTACTGTGCAAGCGGCATCCATTCATCAAGGAATATCAAGGATAAATATTATAGGTACCAAGCGTTAAGGAATAGAGGAGTTGCTGAGGCTGAGGCATGCAGGGAGCTGGGGGTGGATTCAGCGGAGTTGAATAAGGTGATAAATGCAATGGAGCCTGGCTATTCGTTGGATGCAGTTATATATGACAATGACAGCGGAACTCCGTTAACCGGAGGGGATATCACTGCCGATGATTTTAATCTTGAAGAAGAAGCTATGGACTGGTTGGAGCTTGAAGAAATACTGAGGCATGTAAAAAATATACTTTCTGAGTCAGACCGTAAAATATTCAACCTTTATCTGCAAAAGAAAACACAAACCCAAATGAAAACAATGCTTGGAATGTCCCAGGCGAATATAAGCAGACGGATTAGAAAGATAAAGGAACTCTGCCGGTATGTAAAGGATTGCTATGATAAAGGCTTGAGTCTTAAGAATATAAGAGGATTGAATTCTATTCCAAAAGCTGGCTAA
- a CDS encoding phosphoadenosine phosphosulfate reductase family protein yields MGNRHELWELRQMQSLPLEVKIEKSRLRIREFYEHFNGKVTVSFSGGKDSTVLLHLVRSIYPEVGAVFSDTGLEFIEIKEFVKTIENVTWVRPDMSFRQVIEKYGYPVVSKEQADLIERVRNGATGKKIRQALTGLNEDGSPTKYKISEQWKYLLSAPFKISCQCCKITKKMPMDSFYKESGTFPYIGTMACESMLRQTSWLQTGCNVFDGNKISSKPLSFWMEDDIWKYINIFDVPYCKIYKPEFGGYLRTGCVFCMFGVHLEEQPNRFQKLQKTHPKLWRYCMRDWEDGGLGLRQVLDYMGVPYENYML; encoded by the coding sequence ATGGGTAACAGGCATGAACTGTGGGAACTTCGGCAGATGCAGAGCCTGCCTTTGGAAGTGAAGATAGAAAAGAGTAGGCTCCGCATCCGGGAGTTTTATGAACACTTCAACGGCAAGGTTACGGTAAGCTTCAGCGGCGGGAAAGACAGCACCGTGCTCCTCCATCTGGTGCGGAGTATATATCCAGAGGTGGGTGCAGTGTTCTCGGATACCGGGCTTGAATTTATAGAAATAAAAGAATTTGTAAAGACAATTGAAAATGTAACATGGGTTCGTCCTGACATGAGCTTTCGGCAGGTAATAGAGAAATATGGCTACCCTGTTGTGAGCAAGGAACAGGCCGACCTTATTGAAAGGGTACGGAATGGGGCAACAGGCAAAAAGATACGGCAGGCATTAACAGGGCTTAATGAGGATGGGAGTCCCACAAAGTACAAGATATCCGAGCAGTGGAAGTACCTGCTGTCGGCACCATTTAAGATAAGCTGCCAATGCTGCAAGATAACTAAAAAAATGCCTATGGACAGCTTCTACAAGGAAAGCGGTACATTTCCCTATATTGGGACCATGGCATGTGAGAGTATGCTCAGGCAGACCTCCTGGCTTCAAACCGGATGTAATGTGTTTGACGGAAATAAAATTTCATCAAAGCCGCTTTCATTCTGGATGGAAGATGACATATGGAAATACATCAATATATTTGATGTGCCGTACTGCAAAATATATAAACCCGAATTCGGAGGCTATTTAAGGACTGGATGTGTTTTTTGCATGTTCGGTGTCCACCTTGAGGAACAGCCCAACCGCTTTCAAAAATTGCAGAAAACTCATCCAAAGCTATGGCGCTATTGTATGCGGGACTGGGAGGACGGCGGTCTTGGACTTCGACAGGTGCTTGACTATATGGGAGTACCCTATGAAAACTATATGCTGTAA
- a CDS encoding site-specific DNA-methyltransferase, with protein sequence MKTICCKGAGDMELKTIKISELKEHPKNPRVHPDSALKKLEVSIAQFGWTNPVLVSKDGYILAGHARVKAAQRMGITEVPALFLDLEGERATAYLIADNRLQDETFWDEGLLAELFTGFEETGFDVSLTGFSEEEIFDLLNGASADHAVEDDFDTGKAKSEIEAKGAKTKPGDIWMLGRHRLMCGYSGSQEDVIRLMDGKHAQLCVASPPVGCIKDYEEKGIDAWFEAMRPAIGNICRHSDIAVISIDDLMVTGSQFIEPTSDYSIQLFRENGFRPIWKRIWQKQGISSGMPSYHTVSNKPQPQSEDIIAFTMNGETVECAVDEYAGVYGFAGHAYRFVKRLTKDERKAWGFKKIWQIAVVQKREGQPATFPVELPWRCIKLHSDRGGIVLEPFSGNGTVIIACEQTDRVCHAMEKESLYVDLAVKRWVQFTGGEDEVFLLRGNDKIPYSELK encoded by the coding sequence ATGAAAACTATATGCTGTAAAGGAGCTGGAGATATGGAATTAAAAACAATAAAAATATCCGAACTGAAAGAGCATCCCAAAAATCCAAGGGTGCATCCCGACTCGGCACTAAAAAAGCTTGAGGTGTCAATTGCACAGTTCGGCTGGACAAATCCCGTCCTTGTCAGTAAGGACGGATACATTCTTGCAGGTCATGCCAGGGTAAAGGCTGCACAGCGGATGGGAATCACCGAGGTTCCTGCGCTGTTTTTAGACCTGGAGGGTGAACGGGCTACAGCATATCTGATTGCAGACAACCGCCTGCAGGATGAGACCTTTTGGGATGAAGGGCTGTTGGCTGAACTGTTTACAGGCTTTGAAGAAACGGGATTTGATGTGTCCCTGACAGGCTTCTCGGAGGAGGAAATATTTGATTTGCTGAACGGTGCTTCTGCAGATCATGCAGTGGAGGATGACTTTGACACTGGGAAAGCCAAATCGGAAATAGAGGCAAAGGGTGCTAAAACAAAGCCGGGTGATATTTGGATGCTTGGAAGGCACAGATTGATGTGTGGATACAGCGGCAGCCAGGAGGATGTTATAAGGCTGATGGATGGAAAGCATGCACAGCTTTGTGTGGCTTCTCCACCAGTGGGATGTATAAAGGATTATGAGGAAAAAGGTATTGATGCTTGGTTTGAAGCAATGCGGCCAGCCATAGGCAACATATGTAGGCATTCGGATATCGCAGTTATAAGCATTGACGATTTAATGGTGACGGGAAGCCAGTTCATAGAGCCGACCAGTGACTACAGCATACAGCTGTTTAGGGAAAACGGGTTTCGTCCCATATGGAAGCGTATCTGGCAGAAGCAGGGTATATCGTCAGGCATGCCTTCCTACCATACTGTGAGCAATAAGCCGCAGCCGCAGAGCGAGGATATCATTGCCTTTACCATGAACGGCGAAACAGTGGAGTGTGCGGTTGATGAGTATGCCGGGGTTTATGGCTTTGCCGGGCATGCATACAGGTTTGTTAAAAGGCTGACCAAGGATGAGCGTAAAGCCTGGGGCTTTAAGAAGATATGGCAGATTGCTGTTGTGCAAAAGAGGGAGGGTCAGCCTGCAACATTTCCGGTGGAGCTGCCATGGCGGTGCATCAAGCTTCACAGTGACAGGGGCGGAATAGTGCTTGAGCCGTTCTCAGGTAACGGTACGGTAATTATTGCCTGTGAGCAGACCGACAGGGTCTGCCATGCCATGGAGAAGGAATCGTTATATGTCGACCTTGCGGTTAAGCGCTGGGTACAGTTTACCGGCGGGGAGGATGAAGTATTTCTGCTTCGAGGCAATGATAAAATTCCGTATTCAGAATTAAAATAG
- a CDS encoding site-specific DNA-methyltransferase, whose translation MEIRKIETLKIKPAEYNPRKDLKPGDREYEQIKRSIKEFGYLDPVIVNSDLTIVGGHQRWKVLKDLGYKEIDCVVVELDKTKEKALNIALNKISGEWDIPLLKELIDSLDKEMFDVSLTGFDAADIDELFGKGGDKEVKEDDFDADKAAEEISNPVTRNGDIWLLGKHRLMCGDSTILQDVLTLMDGKKANTCVTDPPYNVDYTGATKDALKIKNDRLEDGKFYEFLLSAFKNVFEVLDNGGGIYVFHADTEGLNFRKAFKDAGFHLANVCIWVKQSMVLGRSDYQWQHEPVLYGWKPTGSHKWYSDRKQTTIWNFDRPSKNVEHPTMKPVNLVAYPIKNSSLSNCIVLDPFGGSGSTLIASEQLGRICNTMELDEKYCDVIVKRFINQAERTDDVFLLRNGSKLSWDEVEKEKQTIKQ comes from the coding sequence ATGGAAATACGGAAAATTGAAACATTGAAAATAAAGCCTGCAGAATACAATCCGAGAAAAGACCTTAAACCGGGAGACAGGGAGTATGAACAGATAAAGCGCAGTATAAAGGAGTTCGGATATTTGGACCCTGTGATCGTCAACAGCGACCTTACAATTGTAGGGGGCCACCAGCGCTGGAAGGTTCTCAAGGACTTGGGATACAAGGAAATTGACTGTGTGGTGGTGGAGCTTGACAAGACAAAGGAGAAGGCGCTAAACATTGCCCTCAACAAGATTTCCGGCGAATGGGACATACCCCTTTTGAAAGAATTGATTGATTCTCTGGACAAAGAAATGTTTGATGTTTCACTTACCGGCTTTGATGCCGCCGATATTGACGAGCTGTTCGGAAAAGGCGGTGACAAAGAAGTCAAGGAGGACGATTTTGACGCGGATAAGGCTGCGGAGGAAATATCAAACCCTGTTACAAGAAATGGAGACATTTGGCTTCTCGGGAAGCACAGGCTGATGTGCGGAGACAGCACCATTTTACAGGATGTGCTTACACTGATGGACGGTAAAAAGGCTAATACCTGTGTTACCGATCCTCCGTACAATGTAGACTACACCGGGGCTACCAAGGATGCTCTGAAAATAAAGAACGACAGGCTGGAGGACGGAAAATTCTATGAATTTCTGCTTTCGGCTTTTAAAAATGTATTTGAAGTATTGGATAACGGCGGAGGCATTTATGTGTTCCATGCGGACACCGAAGGTTTGAACTTCAGGAAGGCTTTCAAGGATGCTGGATTCCACCTTGCCAATGTATGTATATGGGTTAAGCAGTCCATGGTACTCGGTAGGAGCGACTACCAGTGGCAGCATGAGCCTGTGTTGTATGGTTGGAAGCCGACAGGTAGCCATAAGTGGTATTCAGACAGGAAGCAGACCACTATCTGGAACTTTGACAGACCGTCAAAGAATGTGGAGCATCCGACAATGAAGCCTGTTAACTTGGTAGCTTACCCTATAAAAAACAGCAGCCTTTCAAACTGTATCGTGCTGGACCCCTTTGGAGGTAGCGGTTCAACTCTGATTGCCAGTGAGCAGTTGGGGCGTATCTGCAACACCATGGAGCTTGATGAGAAATACTGCGATGTAATTGTAAAAAGATTTATCAACCAAGCTGAGAGAACCGATGATGTTTTCCTACTAAGGAATGGAAGTAAGCTTTCATGGGATGAAGTTGAAAAAGAAAAACAGACAATTAAACAGTAA
- a CDS encoding DNA cytosine methyltransferase — protein sequence MSDKLTLGSLFDGSGGFPLGALLNGIVPIWASEIEPFPIRVTTKRLPFVKHYGDIRKINGAEIEPVDIITFGSPCTDMSVAGKRAGLDGKQSVLFHEAIRIIKEMRCKTNGMYPRFIVWENVPGAFSSGKGEDFRAVLDEIAKIKDEAAHVPLPDKNKWLCAGEVLGDDFSIAWRTVDAQFWGVAQRRRRIYLVADFAEGCAGKILFEFEGLSGYSPKGVCPWETASRNAEDCIGMPVSFEPGAASRLGGHYWDNSTCSLRAQMGDNQLAVAIENHPSDSRVGIDDSGTIQTLTGRMGTGGGNVPLVMNECKENDKIAPPIHNEQCVNIPFCKGTRPHNKEEAQKWDHAKKANTINTFDVGEQRANELIVKAYGICSDKSNSMLSDNPNSGIYEADTSRTLDGTGGNPACNQGGIAVVALQGNMIGREDKNGPRGDGINEDISFTLNTIDRHAVAFAMTTGCYAEVNEEVVAPLMARDYKDAQIVTEPASFYPQMKAESQCFRQDGKANTLVNGTNPGCHNGVVGTEYTVRRLTPTECALLQGFPADWCSRLETKNPTEDEINWWSKVFEEHRIIMGTSTKPKSRSQIIKWLRNPYSDAAEYKMWGNGVALPCVCFVLAGIAWVI from the coding sequence ATGAGTGATAAGCTGACACTGGGTAGTTTGTTTGATGGAAGCGGAGGCTTTCCTCTAGGGGCACTGCTAAACGGTATCGTCCCCATATGGGCAAGTGAAATTGAGCCATTTCCTATAAGGGTGACAACAAAGAGACTTCCGTTTGTCAAACACTATGGTGATATACGAAAAATAAACGGTGCGGAGATAGAGCCAGTGGACATTATAACCTTCGGCTCACCCTGTACCGATATGTCGGTAGCTGGGAAAAGAGCCGGGCTTGACGGAAAGCAGTCGGTGCTTTTCCATGAAGCCATCAGAATCATCAAGGAAATGAGGTGTAAAACCAATGGAATGTATCCAAGATTCATCGTGTGGGAAAACGTGCCGGGCGCGTTCTCAAGCGGAAAGGGAGAGGATTTTAGGGCAGTCCTTGACGAAATCGCAAAAATCAAGGATGAAGCCGCTCATGTTCCTTTGCCTGACAAAAATAAATGGCTGTGCGCAGGAGAGGTCTTGGGAGATGATTTTTCCATTGCATGGCGAACTGTTGACGCCCAATTTTGGGGAGTCGCCCAGAGACGCCGTAGAATCTACCTTGTCGCAGATTTTGCAGAAGGATGTGCCGGAAAAATATTATTTGAGTTCGAAGGCCTGTCAGGGTATTCTCCGAAGGGCGTCTGCCCGTGGGAAACAGCTTCCCGAAATGCTGAGGATTGCATTGGAATGCCAGTCAGCTTTGAACCTGGAGCCGCCTCAAGATTAGGAGGACACTATTGGGATAATTCCACCTGCAGCCTTCGGGCGCAAATGGGTGACAATCAGCTTGCTGTTGCAATTGAAAATCATCCTTCTGATAGCAGAGTAGGCATTGATGACAGCGGAACCATCCAAACCCTGACCGGACGGATGGGAACTGGAGGCGGGAATGTTCCCCTTGTCATGAATGAATGCAAGGAAAATGATAAAATTGCTCCTCCCATTCACAATGAGCAGTGTGTTAATATTCCATTCTGCAAAGGAACAAGACCTCATAATAAGGAAGAAGCACAAAAATGGGATCATGCTAAAAAGGCAAACACAATAAATACCTTTGATGTAGGGGAGCAAAGGGCGAATGAACTTATTGTCAAAGCTTACGGCATCTGCTCCGACAAGAGCAATTCGATGCTTTCTGATAATCCGAACAGCGGTATCTATGAAGCGGACACCAGCAGGACACTTGACGGTACGGGTGGAAATCCGGCATGCAACCAGGGAGGGATAGCAGTGGTTGCACTGCAGGGGAACATGATCGGCAGAGAAGATAAAAATGGCCCGCGGGGTGATGGAATCAATGAGGATATAAGCTTCACCTTAAATACAATAGACCGGCATGCCGTGGCATTTGCCATGACTACTGGCTGTTATGCAGAAGTCAATGAGGAAGTTGTTGCACCGCTGATGGCAAGGGATTACAAGGATGCACAGATTGTAACCGAGCCGGCCAGCTTTTATCCTCAAATGAAAGCGGAAAGCCAGTGCTTTCGTCAGGACGGAAAAGCTAACACCCTTGTTAACGGCACAAATCCCGGCTGCCATAACGGAGTTGTAGGAACTGAATATACAGTAAGAAGATTAACACCCACTGAGTGTGCATTGCTCCAAGGCTTTCCTGCCGATTGGTGTTCAAGATTGGAAACTAAAAATCCAACAGAAGATGAAATAAACTGGTGGAGCAAGGTCTTTGAAGAACACCGTATAATTATGGGAACAAGTACAAAGCCCAAAAGCAGAAGCCAGATCATTAAATGGCTTAGGAATCCTTACTCGGATGCTGCTGAATATAAAATGTGGGGCAACGGTGTCGCGCTTCCTTGTGTTTGCTTTGTTCTGGCAGGAATTGCATGGGTAATTTAA
- a CDS encoding DUF6329 domain-containing protein: MLKKVLITRKAVNIEELKNRTGLERDKVDFTVEKVVELPKDQYEFFINNLLRDFDFIEENKALMYVDEYRVWHCILIKAEDGADGILVEAEGYSYPRYTSYIESVEEIKK; encoded by the coding sequence ATGTTAAAAAAGGTTCTGATTACAAGGAAAGCGGTAAACATCGAGGAGCTTAAGAACAGGACGGGGCTGGAACGAGACAAGGTAGACTTTACGGTTGAAAAGGTTGTGGAGCTGCCAAAAGACCAATACGAATTTTTTATAAACAACCTTCTCAGGGACTTCGATTTTATAGAGGAAAACAAAGCGCTAATGTATGTGGATGAATATAGAGTATGGCACTGTATCCTTATAAAAGCCGAAGACGGAGCAGACGGAATATTGGTTGAGGCAGAGGGATATTCCTACCCGAGGTACACCAGCTACATAGAAAGCGTTGAGGAAATAAAAAAATAA
- a CDS encoding DUF4314 domain-containing protein, with amino-acid sequence MRMISKELLDLLRKKYPSGTRVELVSMNDPYTQLPKGATGTVLSVDDIGTIHVSWDCGSSLGIAYGEDKCRPI; translated from the coding sequence ATGAGAATGATTTCAAAGGAACTACTGGATTTACTCCGTAAAAAATATCCTTCAGGAACACGGGTGGAGCTGGTTAGCATGAACGACCCATACACGCAGCTGCCAAAGGGTGCAACGGGAACGGTATTGTCGGTCGATGATATTGGAACCATTCATGTGAGCTGGGATTGCGGTTCAAGCCTTGGGATTGCATATGGAGAAGATAAGTGCAGGCCAATATAG
- a CDS encoding terminase large subunit, producing MAIGGRQGPYFDKKEAEHAVRFINSLKHTKGTWHGVDFDLLPWQDKIIRDVFGTMKTNGYRQYNTAYIEIPKKSGKSEIAAAVALLLTCGDNEWGAEVYGCACDRQQASIVFDVAVDMVEQCPPLKKRIKPLIATKRLVYQPLSSFYQVLSSEVASKHGYNVHGCIFDELHAQPNRKLYDVMTKGSGDARKQPLNFVITTAGTDRNSICWEVHQKAVDIIAGKKIDPTFYPVIYGAADDDDWTDEAVWKKANPSLGYTIELDRIRDAFLSARENPAEENIFRQLRLNQWVKQTVRWMPMEAWNACAFYVDADSLVGRECYGGLDLSSTTDITAFVLVFPPLDDEDKYIVLPFFWIPEDNLELRVRCDHVPYDVWEKKGFLKTTEGNVVHYGFIEAFIEELGTRYNIKEIAFDRWGAVQMSQNLEGLGFTVVPFGQGFASMSPPTKELMKLVLEKKIAHGGHPALAWMMDNVTVKTDPAGNIKPDKEKSTERIDGAVAAIMALDRALRHKSDGGGESVYNERGLLIL from the coding sequence ATGGCAATTGGAGGCAGACAGGGTCCATATTTTGATAAAAAGGAAGCTGAGCATGCGGTTCGGTTCATTAATTCTTTAAAGCATACAAAAGGTACCTGGCACGGTGTTGACTTCGACCTCCTTCCCTGGCAGGACAAAATCATCAGGGACGTATTCGGAACAATGAAGACAAACGGCTACAGGCAGTATAATACGGCATACATTGAAATTCCGAAGAAATCCGGTAAAAGTGAAATTGCAGCGGCGGTTGCCCTGCTTCTCACCTGCGGAGACAACGAATGGGGTGCGGAGGTTTACGGCTGTGCCTGTGACAGGCAGCAGGCCTCCATCGTTTTTGATGTCGCCGTGGACATGGTTGAGCAGTGCCCTCCGCTTAAGAAAAGGATAAAACCTTTGATTGCAACAAAAAGGCTGGTGTACCAGCCCTTAAGCAGCTTCTATCAGGTGCTTTCCTCCGAGGTTGCATCAAAGCATGGATATAACGTGCATGGTTGTATCTTTGACGAGCTCCACGCCCAGCCAAATAGAAAGCTCTATGATGTAATGACCAAGGGCTCCGGGGATGCGAGAAAGCAGCCTTTAAACTTTGTAATCACCACTGCCGGTACCGACAGGAACAGCATCTGCTGGGAGGTGCATCAGAAAGCCGTTGATATTATTGCGGGCAAAAAGATTGACCCCACCTTCTACCCGGTTATTTATGGTGCAGCAGATGATGATGACTGGACGGATGAAGCGGTATGGAAAAAAGCAAACCCATCCCTTGGATACACCATAGAGCTGGACAGGATAAGGGATGCTTTTTTATCTGCAAGAGAAAACCCGGCAGAGGAGAACATATTCCGTCAGCTGAGACTCAACCAGTGGGTGAAGCAGACCGTCCGCTGGATGCCAATGGAGGCATGGAACGCCTGTGCCTTTTATGTGGATGCAGACTCGCTTGTGGGAAGGGAGTGCTATGGCGGGCTTGACCTTTCAAGCACTACTGATATTACTGCCTTTGTGCTGGTATTTCCTCCTTTAGATGATGAAGATAAGTATATTGTGCTTCCCTTCTTCTGGATTCCCGAAGACAACCTGGAGCTAAGGGTACGGTGTGACCACGTTCCGTATGATGTGTGGGAAAAGAAGGGGTTTTTGAAAACCACAGAAGGAAACGTAGTCCACTATGGCTTTATAGAAGCCTTTATTGAAGAACTGGGGACGCGGTATAACATCAAAGAGATTGCGTTCGACCGCTGGGGAGCGGTACAGATGTCGCAGAACCTTGAGGGGCTGGGATTCACAGTAGTACCATTCGGGCAGGGGTTTGCGTCAATGTCACCGCCTACCAAGGAGCTTATGAAGCTGGTGCTTGAAAAGAAAATTGCGCATGGCGGCCATCCCGCCCTTGCATGGATGATGGACAATGTAACTGTGAAAACCGATCCTGCCGGGAACATCAAGCCCGATAAGGAAAAGTCCACAGAACGAATTGACGGAGCGGTTGCCGCCATCATGGCGCTTGACAGGGCACTCAGACATAAGAGCGATGGCGGCGGTGAGAGTGTGTATAACGAAAGAGGATTATTAATCCTCTAA
- a CDS encoding phage portal protein, with protein sequence MNLFQIIFNKIPRKIAQETGSQSGMGALFGRSSSGKQVNEQTAMQAATVYACVKILAETIASLPLHTYRRTAGGKEKAYDHYLYELLHSQPNSEISAFTFFEAMMAQILIWGNAYAFVVRDANGKVLELWPLRPEKMQVGRLEGGDLFYSYDTKDGTQSFRRDEVLHVPGLAFDGVTGQSPISYAKNAIGMSLAAEEYGSTFFANGANPGGVLEHPGVVKDPKRLRESWESVYRGSSNAHKIAVLEEGMKFSPIAIPPEQAQFLETRKFQTNEICRIFRVPPHMVGDLERATFSNIEYQSIEFVVHTIRPWLVRWEQAMKNQLLLPDEKKEYFIRFNVDGLLRGDFKTRQEGYSIGIQNGFLSPNDVRELEDLNLIPDELGGNRHMINGSMIDLKDVGKWADKYSTQKKQ encoded by the coding sequence ATGAACCTTTTTCAGATAATATTCAATAAAATACCACGGAAAATTGCGCAGGAAACCGGAAGCCAGAGTGGAATGGGAGCTTTGTTCGGACGTTCATCCAGCGGAAAGCAGGTGAATGAACAGACAGCCATGCAGGCAGCTACGGTATATGCCTGCGTTAAAATCCTGGCTGAAACCATAGCAAGCCTTCCGCTGCACACCTACAGAAGGACCGCCGGGGGCAAGGAAAAAGCATATGACCATTATCTTTACGAGCTCCTTCACAGCCAACCCAATTCTGAGATATCAGCCTTCACATTTTTTGAAGCTATGATGGCACAAATCCTTATATGGGGTAACGCTTATGCCTTTGTTGTCCGTGACGCTAATGGGAAGGTGCTTGAGCTCTGGCCGTTAAGACCTGAAAAGATGCAGGTGGGCAGGCTTGAAGGCGGGGATTTGTTTTACAGCTATGATACGAAGGATGGTACACAGAGCTTCAGACGAGATGAAGTGCTTCATGTTCCGGGCCTTGCCTTTGACGGGGTTACAGGCCAGTCACCCATATCCTATGCCAAAAATGCCATAGGGATGTCGCTGGCGGCTGAGGAATATGGAAGCACTTTCTTTGCCAACGGTGCAAATCCCGGCGGAGTGCTTGAGCATCCCGGTGTTGTAAAAGACCCGAAGCGGCTCAGGGAAAGCTGGGAGTCGGTTTACCGCGGAAGCAGCAATGCCCATAAGATAGCTGTCCTTGAGGAGGGGATGAAATTCAGCCCCATTGCAATACCTCCAGAGCAGGCGCAGTTCTTAGAGACCCGCAAGTTCCAGACCAATGAAATCTGCAGGATATTCAGGGTGCCGCCACACATGGTCGGTGATTTGGAAAGGGCCACCTTCAGCAATATTGAGTACCAGTCCATAGAATTCGTTGTGCATACCATAAGACCGTGGTTGGTGAGGTGGGAGCAGGCCATGAAGAATCAATTGCTGCTGCCGGATGAGAAGAAGGAATACTTTATCCGCTTCAATGTTGACGGACTCCTCCGGGGTGATTTCAAAACAAGGCAGGAGGGCTACAGCATTGGAATCCAGAACGGCTTTTTAAGCCCCAACGATGTGCGTGAGCTTGAGGACTTGAACCTTATTCCAGACGAGCTTGGAGGCAACCGGCACATGATAAACGGCAGCATGATTGACTTGAAGGATGTGGGTAAATGGGCTGATAAATACAGCACTCAAAAGAAGCAATAG
- a CDS encoding head maturation protease, ClpP-related, whose translation MKRKFWNWMEDENTLYLDGYIAQESWFGDEVTPKLFKDELVSRKGDITLWINSPGGDVFAASQIYTMLKEYNGSVTVRIDGIAASAASVIAMAGDTIEMSPPSLMMIHNPMTIAFGEASDFEGAIEMLNQVKESIINAYELKSGLSRVKISRMMDDETWFNAKKAVELGFADKILYQKEKVENQGGGEPPILMDSYMFDKRTVALNLASKLEKVKPEKKSPAIQAEKQLDVAGLLNAVREIVAEELKGKVDVESLRKRLDLLNKTTKIWR comes from the coding sequence ATGAAAAGGAAGTTCTGGAACTGGATGGAGGATGAAAACACTCTGTACCTTGACGGATACATTGCACAGGAGAGCTGGTTTGGTGACGAGGTGACACCAAAGCTGTTCAAGGATGAGCTTGTAAGCCGCAAGGGAGATATAACCCTCTGGATTAACAGTCCTGGAGGGGATGTTTTTGCAGCGTCCCAAATTTACACCATGCTAAAGGAGTACAACGGCAGTGTAACAGTAAGGATTGACGGTATTGCTGCAAGCGCTGCATCAGTTATTGCCATGGCTGGAGACACAATAGAAATGTCTCCCCCGTCGCTCATGATGATCCATAACCCCATGACCATTGCGTTCGGTGAAGCAAGCGACTTTGAAGGCGCCATTGAAATGTTAAACCAGGTGAAGGAAAGCATTATCAACGCCTATGAGCTTAAGTCAGGACTGTCCAGGGTGAAAATATCACGCATGATGGACGATGAAACCTGGTTCAATGCTAAAAAGGCTGTTGAGCTCGGCTTTGCAGACAAGATTCTGTATCAGAAGGAAAAGGTGGAAAACCAGGGAGGTGGGGAACCGCCGATTCTTATGGACAGCTATATGTTTGACAAAAGGACGGTGGCATTAAATCTTGCAAGCAAATTGGAAAAGGTAAAGCCTGAAAAGAAAAGCCCTGCAATACAAGCGGAAAAACAGCTTGATGTTGCAGGGCTTTTGAATGCAGTGAGGGAGATAGTCGCAGAGGAGCTCAAAGGGAAGGTCGATGTGGAAAGCCTGCGCAAAAGACTTGACCTGTTAAACAAAACTACAAAAATATGGAGGTAA